GACCACAGAAAGCATTGATTTCCTTTTATATTTATTAACCCCCCTGTGATGTCATATGATAAGTCCTTCGTATTTCATTATTTAAGTTAGTATGTCAAGTCGATTTGACTTGTTTTTCAGGTTGGTTTGATGATACAACTTGTTATCATCTTTCTGTGATTATCAATTGTAATCCGTTCCTGTGGTGCTAGAAATTTCCAATTATAAGAGTTCTTATTATTTTTCCTCTGGGGTTGTAATATAAAGAATGAACTTGTTTTCTGGAGACTCAAGATCAGTACTGTACTACTATATAGTTGCAGGTGTCAATTCTGCAAAGATGCATAATTGGCTGTTGTGAGCTGTCTGATGTACCCTTGTAAACTGAAGTAGAATACAGTTTCCATGTTGTTTATAATTACCAAGTTAACAAACAATTTTTCCGCAATGCTACCTGTCACCTCTAAATAACAGAACTCTTTTTTTGCAACAATTAATTTGAATTGAACAATAAGTGGGCAATTTTCAATTTTCTTCATGTGGATGTATATCTTATTTTACAATCCATGTGTAAAATGCTTAAGTTTTTTGGCAACGTTTGTTTTTCAGGAACATGCCGAGCTTGCTTCCATCCTATATGCGCAAGAGAGGCAAAGCATCATATGGAGATATGGGGAAAATCTGGGCATACGAATGTTAGACTATTTCTTCTCTCGTAAATGATGTTTGCTGTAGTTAGTTTGCCTGTTAATTGTTTTCTTGTCTACATATTTGTAGGTTGAGATGCGAGCATTTTGTGCAAAGCATTCTGCAGCCAGAAGCATCAACTCCTTACACAATGTCAATGGTGTTGCTGAACATGATACCCCACAAGTTGGTCTGGCTGATGAAAACCTTACTTCAGATGAGAAGCAACAAATGAGATTTACACGCAAGAGTAAGGAAAAACTCCTGAACGACACATTTGTGAGCTCTAGTTTGTCCAGCCTAAACAAAGTGCAAACAACGGAGGTGGTTAGCTCACAAGTTCGAAGTGTTGAAAGTCAACAAATTCAACACTCAGACATGGTTGTTGATCGGACTACACGGGATGAGAAACTTGTGAGCAATTCTGGTGATGTTTCTACAGTCCTTAGAAAGGTAACTATTAATCTTACAAAGCCTAATTCTAGTACAGATATTCAGTAATTATTCTATAACCTGTTTTGTTATCTTTATACCGACTTCGCAGCTAATTGACCAAGGAAAGGTTAGTGTTGGTGATATAGAATCAGAATTGGGTCTCTCCTCAGAATCCTTGGAAGCTGCTCTTGTGGTAATTTGTAGTTTAAATACGGTGTACTTCATAAATTATTTCTCTAGGTTTCACGGGCGTTTCTTCTAGGTGTTTTCCTTGCTAATCTTTGGAATATATATACAATCACCAGGGTCCTGTCCCTCGCATACAAAATTTTGATCAACCTGTCAATTTACATTATTGAACTTTTTTATATACATGATATTGGTAAATCCTACATACATATAAAATTACTCCACGATAATTATTTCTCTTGTCTTCTCTTTGATCCACATTGTCATCCAAGCCATCTTAATTAATGCTATAAGAGGCCATGCATGCGTAGGATTTTCTTGGAGGCACCAATCATCATCTTTTTACCTCTTGTGCATTTTGCACATCTCTTCAATGGCTATTTCTGACTAATGTTCCGCCACAACTCACGGGGCATCGTTTAATTTGATATAATATGCTTACCATAGTGTATACTTCATCTTTCCTagtccatttttcttttaacaTATAACACGTCAATTTGCAATTgcgatatattcatatttgataTTCATAACAGGCTTTCTAAAGTGAGTAAAACCTTATCTTTGGCATACAAATAAGAAAGATAACAGTTCACATCTCTGTATTTGTATCTTTTAAGTATGTCTAGCTACGTCTGTGTAGTGTGTAGTTTGTACTGTCTTTGTATTTCACATGCTATACTGTTGTGTTCTTGACTCCCTAGTCCTTCTATATAAGAAATTTATTCCTTGGCAGCCTGAAACAACGACCACCTCCCCTGGCCTGAAATTGAAAATCATCAAGTTGCTGCAAAATTCTGTTCATGTGCCTTCTGTTCAAGTGAAATCTCTTAAAGAGGGTTCTATGACACCACAAGGTAACAAATTGTATGCATTTGTGTGTATGACTGCTTCTAACTAACTTTGATGTTTTTCACCTGGTTAATTCTGAACTCCATGATGTATCACTGCTCTTCTCTGGTTGACTGCCAAATGAACTACGAAAACTTATTGTTCGCAATACTAATGCTGtgctatttattttcttttatctggATAAGGTATTAAAAATTGCTATCTGGGACTGTGACATGCTATCATGAGGTGTATTCCTTCCACTTCAAAATATAAGGCATAGTTTGAGTTGGGACAAGGATAGTGTATAAaaccaagagaaaaaacaaaaggatcTTCATATCTTTCTTTAAATACGTTGGAAATGGAAGAGAGATTAGTTTGTGTTTTGATCATATAAAATGTGATAGTTGATGACAAACGATGAAAAAGCTCAACAATTGCGCTAGTGtgccttgttttcttttttgactgAAAGTGCCTTATATTCTGGAACGATGCTGGAAAGACTATAGGCCTTACAATACAAGCACACAGAATAGTAATTATACAGAAATTTCACTTTTTCATGAGTTGCAATCAGTATGGTGTGTAACTATCTACACCCAGTGTGCTAATATTTCACAAAAATTGTATCGTCAGGTGTATAACCTGTAGACTATGATATTTGACATGCCACAAATAAAAATCCAACAGTTCTGCTTGTTTTAACTTTTGTAAATTCCTTGATAGTTGGGCTTGTTTTCGAACTCGGTTGTCAGAGCATATAACTAGTCCCCGAGGATTGGAAGGCCGattctgaaatctgaaatCATAAAAAATCTTCTCAACTACGGGTATCTGTTTTGATGTAGGCTCaaatgatatatattttgtatTATCAACAGGTACATTGCCTAGAATTGAAAGCAAGAACTTAACTGATTCACAGCTTGGATCAGAACTGGAGGAAGGCATCTCTTCATTTGATTATTGTTTTCCTGAGGGTTATAAAGCTAAGGACTCGGCTGATTCAGTAGAAAATTGCTCACAGAATTGTCCTGATTTTGATGACGACCATATTTCTGGCCAATGTATTTTCAAGTATGTTTCACAACTCCATTTCTGTTTATGTCTTACCTTGCCCACTCTGCACACACGCCTTTGATCTCCTAGACAACCTAATCCCGTGCTTGCTCCATGTAGCATTGATGGTTACCGCTGCTATATTCATCCATCCGTCGAGAAAAAGTTGCGGAGTTTGAGGGATCAGATTAAGAATAAAAAAGATCAGGCTGTATATTATGATGGTATTCCTCTTAACTTCTCCCTGTCAATTGAATAATACCAGTTACCATGTTTCTAATCATGTTAGAGATTTAGAATCTACTTTCTTTTCTCCAATTTAAGTAGAAGGACTATTGTGCCCTCGTCGTGGCGCAGACCTTGGTGGTTCATCAATGAAACTCGAGCAATTAACAGACATAGCAGCAGCTGATCAAGCTTCTAAAGCAGAATCATCAGGTATTCTGGAGTATTCTCCCCATGATGAAATAGAGGGAGAGATAGTTTATTTACAATCCAGGCTACTCGACGATGTTGTTGCAATGAACCGGAGATATGGTAAGGGCACGCTCTCTTTCTCTGTTAAGTTTTTTGTGTTAAGTCTTAAGTTATTTATTTACAGAAATACCAGTCCGTTTTGGTTGCTGTCCtgttttattttaatgctCCTGCCGCTGCAGTACCGTCACTGGTTGTGCAAAATGAACTCAATAGTGGAGTTATTTCTTCTGCTTTCTGAATCGATGTTTCAGTCCTTCTTATATCTTGCAGACGATATTAGGTTCAAGGTTGTCCAGAATCTTTCTCATGAACTGGATTCTTtcaataaaagaaaatggGACCATATCATTGTGAACCAGTTCCTTCGTGATATAAGGGAAGCTAAGAAACGTGGGAATACAGAGAGGAGACACAAAGAAGCTCAGGCTATCCTAGCTGCAGCTGCACCTTATGTTGCACACAACCCGAGGAATGTAACAGTTATTAAAGAGGCAGAAAATGATGTAGCGCCTGCCAAACAAGAGGTTCATactattcttttgcttgttttaTTGATCATGTGTTACTTAGGATATTAATATTTGTCCTTGTTGCAGATTATTCCAAAAGTCAATGCTGGATCTTTAAGAGTTAGCCAATTGGCTTCGTTACCACAAACAAAGGATCCATCATTTTCTAATAGTAAAGTCTCAGCAGATACTAATTTTGGCTTTTTTGATCTGGCAAAGTTTTCCAAGAAAAATGGACTTCCGTGTGATGTATGCATGCGTAGTGAGACTGTATTGAACCGAATATTTCTTTGCTCAAGCTGCAAGGTGCTTTGTATTTCACTGTTTTGTATTTCACTTCTCTCCCATGTCGCACTTGAGTAAAATATCAACCATGAATGTTTAGCAGGCTGCTGTCCACTTAGATTGTTACCGGAGTCGGACAAATCCCACAGGACCCTGGAAGTGTGAACTTTGCGAAGAGACGCTATCAGATGCTGTCATCTCTGGCATGCAATCAGATTGCAGTGGTGCAAAATCATTTCTGGTGCAATGTTGTTTGTGCGATGGTACATCAGGGGCTTTCCGAAAGACTACAAAGGGGAAATGGGTTCATGCTTTTTGTGCTGAGGTACTTTGACTGGCATCTTTATTTTTCACGTGGCTGCTTTCTTCAGCTTGTCTACGTTCTTAAATTTATCAAATTTCTGTAGTGGCTGTTGGAGAACACCTTTAAAAGGGGACAATATAACGCAGTAGGTGGAACGGTAATAATCTCTCCCTGCATTTATGCCCATAATTATTCATTGTTTATATGTTTGTACCACTTGAAGCCATCGAAATTATTAATTTTTGTTAATCACCTTATTATAACATTCTGACTATTCAATTATATGGTTCTATTCAAGGAGAGCCTTCTCAAGGGTAAAGACACATGCTCGATCTGCCACCACAGTGTTGGCACATGCTTGAAGGTCTGGACCTCTAAATTATCATTTGGACCTTCTAATCTCCAATGAAAAGACACCGATTTATTCTTGCTAAACTTTTCCAACCTTGCAGTGTGGTACTGTAGGCTGTCAAGTAGCTTTCCATCCTGCATGTGCTAGAGATGCTGGTCTCTACATGAACACAAAAAAAGTTGGTAGTTTGTGGCGACACAAAGCATATTGTGGCAATCACAGTATAGAGCAAAGAAAGGTAAATGACTAAATGTTACTTCAAATTGTTTAGAGGGAGATGGAATTCTTTTATATGTAAACACATGGAACAGCCTCTCCTCGAAATGTGCTTTTATATAGATCTGTTTCTACCGTCGATATGGAAATTCTCTATAGCTGTTCTGTCAACAATATCTTATTCTTCTTATCTCTTCAAAAACTTTCACAGGTTGACTCTCAGCAGTATGGACCTGCAGAGGTCAAGATCATGAAGCAAATGAGGGTAAGTGTGCCTGTTACATTATCTGTTAAAGGGGGCCAAAGTTGTGCAATCATGTGAACGATACAGTTCTCTTTCTTTTAATAACTAGGGCAATATCAAGTTAATAATTTCTGAATTCCCTGCCTTTTATCTCGCTCCATTCCGGCATTCATTGAAGCCTTAAACACTGTAGTCAGTCAGCTCTACATTGGTCGTGGACCTTAATTTGTGGGGCATAAGCTGCAGTCATGATAGTTCCTTGCTCATTTCTACAGTACTGTCATTAGTGTGAAATCCATCTTATTAGGAGTGTAAACTGCAAAATTCTACTATAAAAGACTCAATTGGTGGCCACGGTCTGTCACATTCGGACCTTGCATGCCCCCTATTGATCTAACAAAAACCATGTTGTGTGTATAAATTATTTGATCTGAGACACAAAATGACAGTACAACGTTCTCTTGAAACATCCTATCGTATTTTTTTAGGTCGTAGCAACAAAGTGGTGTGGTGCTAGTCACTAATATAAGACTTGTGCAGTAACTTATGAACTCCTTGGGTtcagggatttttttttgggggggtaTTGAAAAAATTCCATTATTCCCTGTCGATCCCAACCGGGAAGGGTAGAACCGAACTAGCCGTCAGGGGGAAATCTGCTTTATGCTGACACAATATTTTCCCTTCTGTGGCAGGTTGAATTGGAAAGATTACGCCTCATTTGTGAGAGGATTgttaaaagagaaaaagagaaggtACCTTGTCTGTTAATTGCATTCACTTGTTATATATACCTTTTGGTTGCTCAGAAAATGAAACATTCTCTTTCAGAATTACTTGCTTCATTCTTTCTGGTGCTGAGTTAATTTTGCTgaagtgcattttttttcagtcCACACTTGTGGACAAGATTCTATTGAACTTGAACTATCCCTTCAATCTCAAAATAAGAACTGCGAAACAGAGTTGTTTGAGCAGAAATTATCAGAATTGATCCTTGACTTTTCGTTATCAGTAGATTGCTTAGAGAATCAATGTGTTTC
This is a stretch of genomic DNA from Brachypodium distachyon strain Bd21 chromosome 1, Brachypodium_distachyon_v3.0, whole genome shotgun sequence. It encodes these proteins:
- the LOC100828066 gene encoding uncharacterized protein LOC100828066 isoform X3, whose product is MEAYFREFTLDDFQALEPKPLFGPNWLDPCLLLPFVVGGKKLGEYSDPSDVAVIAENSDSNLILGKENEEMQNKNDMVHSNLDTQEGSCSVGCNVEVVNNNGINEGHCEQDMQEVILQQEEQPGEIELDQGKGHAVVLPGCKPNLDGSLNWLLGAKDRFVLTSERPNKKRKLLGADAGLDRLVLLPSLEGEAGSRCDVCSLGESDTASNRLLKCNSCEVSVHQKCYGVQVVPDGYWMCAWCNSSWLARRLTRSDAGTTVFMPCVLCPKDKGALKPVKWEPGRTADGGNINFAHLFCSLWAPEVLVEDMDSMEPITNVGDIQENRTKMVCGVCKIMHGACLRCSHGTCRACFHPICAREAKHHMEIWGKSGHTNVEMRAFCAKHSAARSINSLHNVNGVAEHDTPQVGLADENLTSDEKQQMRFTRKSKEKLLNDTFVSSSLSSLNKVQTTEVVSSQVRSVESQQIQHSDMVVDRTTRDEKLVSNSGDVSTVLRKPETTTTSPGLKLKIIKLLQNSVHVPSVQVKSLKEGSMTPQGTLPRIESKNLTDSQLGSELEEGISSFDYCFPEGYKAKDSADSVENCSQNCPDFDDDHISGQCIFNIDGYRCYIHPSVEKKLRSLRDQIKNKKDQAVYYDVEGLLCPRRGADLGGSSMKLEQLTDIAAADQASKAESSGILEYSPHDEIEGEIVYLQSRLLDDVVAMNRRYDDIRFKVVQNLSHELDSFNKRKWDHIIVNQFLRDIREAKKRGNTERRHKEAQAILAAAAPYVAHNPRNVTVIKEAENDVAPAKQEIIPKVNAGSLRVSQLASLPQTKDPSFSNSKVSADTNFGFFDLAKFSKKNGLPCDVCMRSETVLNRIFLCSSCKQAAVHLDCYRSRTNPTGPWKCELCEETLSDAVISGMQSDCSGAKSFLVQCCLCDGTSGAFRKTTKGKWVHAFCAEWLLENTFKRGQYNAVGGTESLLKGKDTCSICHHSVGTCLKCGTVGCQVAFHPACARDAGLYMNTKKVGSLWRHKAYCGNHSIEQRKVDSQQYGPAEVKIMKQMRVELERLRLICERIVKREKEKKEVVVCEHDILAARRDHIALSTRSLYYTSGPGGASSESATTSVNNNSYSGKRQRSDEENVTVRSDDVTVDSTITRKHTVRFSVHSRETDRNTADSSTSTISYKRKLDDGESLADKDLQEGGAIASEKSEGETKSVDKKHEETFQKELVKTSDQDMTQKQHPPKRLVYTRRSSSKKKERIQDVQVPGGG
- the LOC100828066 gene encoding uncharacterized protein LOC100828066 isoform X1 translates to MEAYFREFTLDDFQALEPKPLFGPNWLDPCLLLPFVVGGKKLGEYSDPSDVAVIAENSDSNLILGKENEEMQNKNDMVHSNLDTQEGSCSVGCNVEVVNNNGINEGHCEQDMQEVILQQEEQPGEIELDQGKGHAVVLPGCKPNLDGSLNWLLGAKDRFVLTSERPNKKRKLLGADAGLDRLVLLPSLEGEAGSRCDVCSLGESDTASNRLLKCNSCEVSVHQKCYGVQVVPDGYWMCAWCNSSWLARRLTRSDAGTTVFMPCVLCPKDKGALKPVKWEPGRTADGGNINFAHLFCSLWAPEVLVEDMDSMEPITNVGDIQENRTKMVCGVCKIMHGACLRCSHGTCRACFHPICAREAKHHMEIWGKSGHTNVEMRAFCAKHSAARSINSLHNVNGVAEHDTPQVGLADENLTSDEKQQMRFTRKSKEKLLNDTFVSSSLSSLNKVQTTEVVSSQVRSVESQQIQHSDMVVDRTTRDEKLVSNSGDVSTVLRKLIDQGKVSVGDIESELGLSSESLEAALVPETTTTSPGLKLKIIKLLQNSVHVPSVQVKSLKEGSMTPQGTLPRIESKNLTDSQLGSELEEGISSFDYCFPEGYKAKDSADSVENCSQNCPDFDDDHISGQCIFNIDGYRCYIHPSVEKKLRSLRDQIKNKKDQAVYYDEGLLCPRRGADLGGSSMKLEQLTDIAAADQASKAESSGILEYSPHDEIEGEIVYLQSRLLDDVVAMNRRYDDIRFKVVQNLSHELDSFNKRKWDHIIVNQFLRDIREAKKRGNTERRHKEAQAILAAAAPYVAHNPRNVTVIKEAENDVAPAKQEIIPKVNAGSLRVSQLASLPQTKDPSFSNSKVSADTNFGFFDLAKFSKKNGLPCDVCMRSETVLNRIFLCSSCKQAAVHLDCYRSRTNPTGPWKCELCEETLSDAVISGMQSDCSGAKSFLVQCCLCDGTSGAFRKTTKGKWVHAFCAEWLLENTFKRGQYNAVGGTESLLKGKDTCSICHHSVGTCLKCGTVGCQVAFHPACARDAGLYMNTKKVGSLWRHKAYCGNHSIEQRKVDSQQYGPAEVKIMKQMRVELERLRLICERIVKREKEKKEVVVCEHDILAARRDHIALSTRSLYYTSGPGGASSESATTSVNNNSYSGKRQRSDEENVTVRSDDVTVDSTITRKHTVRFSVHSRETDRNTADSSTSTISYKRKLDDGESLADKDLQEGGAIASEKSEGETKSVDKKHEETFQKELVKTSDQDMTQKQHPPKRLVYTRRSSSKKKERIQDVQVPGGG
- the LOC100828066 gene encoding uncharacterized protein LOC100828066 isoform X2, which gives rise to MEAYFREFTLDDFQALEPKPLFGPNWLDPCLLLPFVVGGKKLGEYSDPSDVAVIAENSDSNLILGKENEEMQNKNDMVHSNLDTQEGSCSVGCNVEVVNNNGINEGHCEQDMQEVILQQEEQPGEIELDQGKGHAVVLPGCKPNLDGSLNWLLGAKDRFVLTSERPNKKRKLLGADAGLDRLVLLPSLEGEAGSRCDVCSLGESDTASNRLLKCNSCEVSVHQKCYGVQVVPDGYWMCAWCNSSWLARRLTRSDAGTTVFMPCVLCPKDKGALKPVKWEPGRTADGGNINFAHLFCSLWAPEVLVEDMDSMEPITNVGDIQENRTKMVCGVCKIMHGACLRCSHGTCRACFHPICAREAKHHMEIWGKSGHTNVEMRAFCAKHSAARSINSLHNVNGVAEHDTPQVGLADENLTSDEKQQMRFTRKSKEKLLNDTFVSSSLSSLNKVQTTEVVSSQVRSVESQQIQHSDMVVDRTTRDEKLVSNSGDVSTVLRKLIDQGKVSVGDIESELGLSSESLEAALVPETTTTSPGLKLKIIKLLQNSVHVPSVQVKSLKEGSMTPQGTLPRIESKNLTDSQLGSELEEGISSFDYCFPEGYKAKDSADSVENCSQNCPDFDDDHISGQCIFNIDGYRCYIHPSVEKKLRSLRDQIKNKKDQAVYYDVEGLLCPRRGADLGGSSMKLEQLTDIAAADQASKAESSGILEYSPHDEIEGEIVYLQSRLLDDVVAMNRRYDDIRFKVVQNLSHELDSFNKRKWDHIIVNQFLRDIREAKKRGNTERRHKEAQAILAAAAPYVAHNPRNVTVIKEAENDVAPAKQEIIPKVNAGSLRVSQLASLPQTKDPSFSNSKVSADTNFGFFDLAKFSKKNGLPCDVCMRSETVLNRIFLCSSCKAAVHLDCYRSRTNPTGPWKCELCEETLSDAVISGMQSDCSGAKSFLVQCCLCDGTSGAFRKTTKGKWVHAFCAEWLLENTFKRGQYNAVGGTESLLKGKDTCSICHHSVGTCLKCGTVGCQVAFHPACARDAGLYMNTKKVGSLWRHKAYCGNHSIEQRKVDSQQYGPAEVKIMKQMRVELERLRLICERIVKREKEKKEVVVCEHDILAARRDHIALSTRSLYYTSGPGGASSESATTSVNNNSYSGKRQRSDEENVTVRSDDVTVDSTITRKHTVRFSVHSRETDRNTADSSTSTISYKRKLDDGESLADKDLQEGGAIASEKSEGETKSVDKKHEETFQKELVKTSDQDMTQKQHPPKRLVYTRRSSSKKKERIQDVQVPGGG